The following nucleotide sequence is from Nitrospira sp..
CCATGTATCGACACCTACTGAGGAAGCTCTGACGCGTTCGGTGATCGCGCGCCTTCTTGCCGAACACTCTGTTGGAGAGGATGAACCAGTCGTTGCATACCGGGGAGCGCATCGGTGGGTCCCGACATTCCAACCGGTGAAGCTCGAACATTCTGACGAACAGCCGGCCTTACTGCGAACACAAGGTGTCTATCTCATCACCGGGGGGCTTGGAGGAGTCGGTCTTCAACTTGCCGACTATCTCGTCAGAACCGTCAAGGCGCGCCTTGTCCTCATAAGTCGGTCAAAGCCGACGGAAGGACAGGTGCAGCGGCTGAAGGCGCTGGAACAAGGCGGCGGGGAAATTCTCACCATTCAGGCGCATGTAGCCGATGAGCAGCAGATGCGGCTTGCACTGGCGCAGGCTTTGGAGCGGTTCGGTGCGGTGCACGGAGTGATACATGCCGCCGCGGTACCAGGTGGAGGGCTGATCGACCTCAAAACCGTGGAGACTGTGGAGGCTGAGTTTGCTCCCAAAGTGGCCGGCGCTTTCGTCCTCGACCATGTGTTTCGGAAAGTACCCTTGGACTTCATCTGCTTCTGTTCCTCTTTGAGTGCGTTGACCGGAGGAGTGGGGCAAGTCGGCTATTGTGCCGCCAACGCCGCCTTAGACGCGATGGCTCACGCATTCTCGAAGCGCGGGAGGCGCGTCATTTCAGTGAATTTTGATCGATGGAACCAGGTTGGAATGGCGGTGCAAGCAGAAGCCAGGTTGAAAACCCTACAGATCGATGCTTCAGAATTCGACGGCATGGCTGCATCGGAAGCGCAGGATGTGTTCGGCAGGATATTGCAGGGAGGGACGTCATCACAGGTGATCGTGTCCGTTCGCGACTGTTCATCCCTTGTGAGGCAAAGCGCCGGAACTGCGCTGTCTCATGTCGTTGGTTTCGCCGCCCACAAGCGGGACGCGAGCCAAGAGTTACTCCGTGCCAAGGCAGACCAGATAGCCGGCGCGACGATTGAAGAAACAGTGACGCTTGTCTGGCAACAAATTCTCGGGGTCGATCGCGTCGGTCTGCGTGACGACTTTTTCACGTTGGGCGGCGAGTCACTGGCCGCTCTGCAGATCTTGAACCGCGTACAGGACATGTTCGGCATGGAGGTCTCGCTCAAGAAGTTTTTTGAATCTCCGACGGTCGCCGGACTCTCCGAGCAAATCCGGCGAGAACAAGGGGGTGGCGTCACGGCGGTACCGGACATTGTTCCGCTTCCTCGAAAAGCTCGTGCTCAACGGAGCGGTGCCATGCATTCGAGTGTCCCGCGCGGACCGGAATCATGAGGAACGCACGACCATGAGTTTGATCCGCTTCTTGTACCGCAATTCATGGCGACTGGTCATGCTCTCCACGGTCGCAGGATTGATCAGTGGCCTGGCAAGCGCGGGGATTATCGCCTTTATCAATGCTGCGCTGGAGGAGAGCCAGCGCACAGTGGCTCTCGGTCTGAGTTTTCTTGGAGGTGTCGTGCTCGTGGTGGTCACGAAGGCCTTTTCGGAGGTGGTGTTGACGCGATTGGGACAAGACATCATCGCGCAGTTGCGGGTACATCTCAGTGAGCAGATTCTTCGTGCGCCTTTTCGACAGGTGCAGGAACTCGGTCGCCATCGATTGCTGGCCTCGCTCAACGAAGACACGGACGTCATTGCTCAGGCCTACGTGCAAATTCCGTTGATTTGTGTGAACGGCGCGACGGTTGTTGGATGCCTGGCGTATCTCGGATGGCTTTCCTGGCCGATGCTGGCCATCGTCCTCGGCTTCATGGTCTTCGGCGCTCTTTCGTTCCAGGCGCAGGAAAAGCAAGCGCTACACTCGTTCAAACAGGCTCGAGAAACAGACGATACCCTCTTTCGACATTTTCAATCGATCCTCGAGGGCATCAAAGAGCTCAAGCTGCATCGTGAACGTCGCCATGCATTTCTCGCCACGGCACTCCGTCCGACAGTGACTGCCTACAAGCGGGATTTCGTCAAGGGCATGACGGTGTACGCCATCGCCACAAACTGGGGGATGTTTTTGTTTTATGCGGTCATCGGGCTTGCTCTGTTTGTCCTCCCCGAGTGGCTTGCGCTGACTCCGCAGGCGGTCGCGGGATCGACGCTCGTGCTCCTGTATCTGATGGGGCCGTTTGCGCAGATTGTTGAAACCCTTCCGAGTGTCGGTCGCGCAAATGTGGCACTGGAAAAAGTCGAGGCGTTGGGGCTGTCGCTGGAAACGGCCTCCGCGCAGGACCAGATCGAGAAACGTGAAACGGTCAGGACCATCGGCATGGGTGGACCCGTTCTCAACGTCACGTGGAAGCGGATCGAGATGGTCGGTGTGACGCATCGGTACTATCGGGAGGAGGAAGGCAGTTTTCATCTCGGTCCGATCGAGCTCTGCTTCACACCGGGTGAGCTGGTATTTCTTGTGGGAGGAAACGGCAGTGGAAAAACGACGCTTGCTCTGCTTCTGCTGGGTCTCTATGCACCGGAATCAGGGACGATTCGTCTCGACGGAGTTCCGATCGACGAAGTCAACCGCGAAAATTATCGTCAGCTCTTCTCAGCCGTCTTCTCGGATTACCATCTGTTCGACAGGTTGTTCGGTTTGCACCAGCCCGGTCTCGATACGCAAGCACACGAATACGTGGACCGTCTGCAGCTTCGCGACAAGGTGCAGATCAGAGACGGAGAGTTGTCCACGCAGGCGCTTTCACAAGGACAACGCAAGCGCCTGGCATTGTTGACCGCCTATCTCGAGGACCGTCCGTTCTATGTGTTCGATGAGTGGGCCGCCGATCAGGATCCGATTTTTCGCCGAGTGTTCTATGAGGAGCTGCTGCCTGACTTGAAGGCACGCGGAAAAACAGCATTGGTCATTACTCATGATGATCAGTACTTTTCTGTCGCGGACCGATGTCTCCGGATGGATCTAGGAAAGATCACAACAGTGGCGGAAGGAGTGGGCGCATTTCGATAACCGGCATCGCCGTCGTCATGCGGCAATCGGCTCGATCGCCGTCAAAATGCCGCACGTGTGAAGGAAGGAGCCCGTCATGACCGTTCATGTGGATGAGTTGAAGAAGATGTTCCCGACAAAGCCGCACTCTGTGACGGAGGAAAGAGAACACAATCCATATCTCAAGCGACAGGCAGGGCGGGAGTCGAACGCCCGCAGTTACCCGAGGCGGCTCCCGTTGGCCCTCAGCAAGGCCAAGGGGATCTACGTGCAGGATACCGACGGCCGCACGTACATTGATTGTCTCGCCGGCGCCGGTGCACTGACATTGGGGCACAACCACCCGGTTGTATTGGACGCCATCCAGCAATTGTTGCAGGAAGGCGTACCCTTCCAGACGCTGGATCTGACGACGCCGGTGAAAGACCGCTTCGTCGACGCGCTCTTCGGGGCACTGCCGAAAGCGTTCGCGGAAGAGGCGCGTATCCAGTTCTGCGGGCCGTCAGGAGCCGACGCGGTGGAGGCTGCCGTCAAACTGGTGAAGACAGCGACGGGGCGACGAACGATTCTGTCGTTTCATGGCGCCTATCATGGAATGACGCACGGCGGTTTGGCGCTGACCGGCCACTTGGGACCAAAAGCCGCCGTCAGCGGTCTGATGCCGGATGTTCAGTTCCTTCCGTATCCCTACGATTATCGTTGTCCGTTCGGTGTCGGCGGCGAGGAAGGACACCGCCTCTCCAGCACCTATATCGAGCGGTTACTCGACGATCCGAACAGCGGTGTCGTGTCCCCGGCGGCTGTGATCTTGGAAGTGGTTCAGGGTGAGGGCGGTGTGATTCCTTCGCCTGATACCTGGCTCAGGGACATTCGGCGGATCACAAAAGATCGCAACATTCCACTGATCATCGATGAGATTCAGACCGGACTGGGACGGACCGGGTCGATGTTTGCATTCGAACGGGCCGGGATCATTCCCGACGCGTTGGTGCTGTCCAAGGCAATTGGAGGGGGGCTGCCGTTGAGCGTGGTGGTGTATGGAGCCGAGCTGGATCAGTGGCAGCCGGGAGCTCATGCCGGCACCTTCCGCGGAAACCAGATGGCGATGGCTGCGGGTGCGGCAACTATCGAATTCGTCCGAACCCATCGTCTCGATCAGCATGCTCAGATCATGGGAGAGCGTCTCTTGTCGCATCTGCGCAATGCCCAGGCATCGTCGCACAGCTTCGGCGACGTACGAGGGCGTGGGTTGATGATCGGTGTTGAAATCGTCGATATCAACGCGCGCCCCGACGCCCGAGGAAGCTATCCTGCGGCTCCGGAACTCGCGAGAAAGATTCAATCTCAGGCCCTCAATCGCGGTCTGATCCTCGAACTGGGAGGACGCAACGGCACGGTCGTGCGATTTCTATCACCGCTCATCGTCACAGCAGAAGAAGTGGATACGATTGCCCGCACTTTCTGCGAAGCAGTCCGCGCAGCGGAGCAAGATTCACGTTCATGAAGCGCGTGGTTTTTCCATCGGTCCTCCTCGTCCTCGTTTTGGCGGGAGGCTTCGGCTACGCCGTGACGACGATTCGAGCCTCGTTGCCGATGTTGGACGGCAAATTGGACGTCACGAGCCTGCGCGAACCGGTCACGGTCACCTCGGATGCTTACGGTATTCCCACGATTGCGGCCCGTTCGCGAGAAGACGCGATCCGCGCGCTCGGTTACGTCACTGCGCGTGATCGTCTGTTTCAGATGGACTTGTTGCGGCGTACCGCTTCAGGGCGGCTGGCCGAGATTTTCGGCGAGGCGATGCGTCAAACCGATCTTAAGCAACGGACCTTTGGATTCAGCGGAACAGCCAAAGCCATTGCTGTGCAGCTGCCTCAAGATCAAAGAGCTGTCCTCGAAGCCTACACGGACGGAGTGAACGACTACCTGACTCAGATGCAGACGCCGCCGTTCGAGTTTGTCCTGCTCGGCTATGCACCGGAACATTGGAAAGCAGAGGACAGTCTTCTGATCTTGCTGGAAATGTTCCATATGCTGAACGGGGCCGACGGGGAAGAGCGGATGAAAACGGTGATGAAGGAGGCGTTACCTTCCGAAGTCGTCGCGTTTCTCGTCCCGGAGACTGATCCTTATACGGACGCGTTGTTGAGCAGGAGGTCTAAAAGTTCTATGCGTCCGCCGATTCCTGTACGGGCATTGAGGGCTCTCAGACGGCCTGTCGATCAGGTGCAGGCTCGGCGAACGGCCATGGTCCGTTTCGGCAGGAGTGGATTGGGTTCGAACGGGTGGGCCGTCCATGGGGCCATGATGGCGGACGGCCGAGCCGTTCTCGCGAGCGACATGCACTTGGATATGGCGGTTCCCAATATCTGGTACCGTCTCCAGCTTCGATACGAACAGGTCGAGATCGCCGGTGTCATGGTGCCAGGTATTCCGGTCGTCGTTGCGGGCACGAACGGTTTTGTGGCGTGGGGTGTGACGAATGTGGAGGGAGATTTTTTGGACCTTATACGACTGGAAATCAATCCAGCCGATTCAAACGAGTACAAGACTCCGGGAGGATGGAAACGGTTTACGAGTCGGCGCGAAATCATCAAGGTGAAGGAGGCTCCTCACTCTATGGTGGAGCTCAACGATACCATCTGGGGCCCTGTGTCACGGGATCCTCTATTGAAGGGGCCTGTGGCCGTTCGCTGGACCGCACTCGATCCGGAAGCGGTTGATCTCGGTCAGCTCGCTATGGATCGGGTCCGGTCGGTGAGCGAGGCCATAGCCGTGATGAACCATGCCGGCGGTCCGCCAAGTAATGTCATTCTTGCCGACAGTAGCGGCCATATTGCTTGGACCTACACAGGCAGAATTCCCGTGCGTCGCGGATTTGACGGGTCAGTCAGTGTTTCCTGGGCGGACGGCCGCTCCGATTGGAGAGGATATGTGTCTCCGGAGGCCTTACCCAGCATTGTCGATCCTCCGTCGGGGTTTGTCGTCAGCGCGAATCAACGCATGTTGGATGTCTCCTATCCCTACGTGGTCGGCCATTCTTTTGCCAATGGGTATCGCGCGTTCAGAATCTCGCAGAGACTGGCGTCCATGACAAAAATCAGGGAGCGGGATCTGTTTGACCTACAATTGGATTCGACCAGTCAATTCTATGAGTTCTACAGGCAACTTGCGCAAGATCTCCTAACGGACGGTGTGATTCAACGCAACCCGTCTTTAATGAACGCCCGGCATGCCTTCGCGGCCTGGAACGGGAAGGCGGACGCCGACAGCCGTGGCTTCGCGCTTGTACTCCGCTTTAGTGAACTGCTGTCACGCTCGGTGTTTGCTCCTTATTTGTCCTCTTGTCATGAGCGCGACGCGCAGTTCAGCTACGACGGCGATTTGGACACTCCGTTACGTGAACTTTTGACGACGCAAATCCCGGAGCTGAATCCGGATCCAGGCCGTTTTTCCAGTTGGTCGGAATTTCTTCTGAACGTAGTCGAGCAAAGTGTCTGGGAATTGGAGGAGGAATATCCCTCTGTGTCACTGACCGAGCTCACTTGGGGACAACTGAATCGTGTAAGGATCGAGCATCCTCTCGCCGAGGCATTGCCAGGACTGGGGTACATCCTCAACATGCCGGATGAACCTGCGTCGGGATGCGGGCAGTGCATTCGGGTGATGCAGGATGGTCTCGGAGCGAGTCAAAGGCTCGTGGTATCCCCTGGCCATCAAGACGAGGGCATTCTCCATATGCCCGGTGGACAGTCCGGACATCCGCTCTCACCACACTATCGGGATCAGCAACGTTACTGGAGTGAAGGGCTGCCGCTACCGTTTTTGGCCGGGACGCCGGTCCATACGCTAACGCTGGTTCCTCGTTCACGTACCACACAGATGGCCGCTGTACAGAAACCGATATCCGCCGAACGTCAATTACACCAGGAGGAGGACCGATGAACAGCGAAGAACGCGAAGACACGACCATTTACAAGGTAGTGGTGAATCATGAAGAGCAATACTCGATCTGGCCATCCTATCGCGAGAATCCGCTGGGCTGGAGAGACGAGGGGAAAACCGGGCTCAAGGCCGAATGTCTCGCCCATATCGCGGAAGTATGGACCGATATGCGTCCGTTGAGTTTGAGGAAATGGATGGACGAACAGCCCAAGGCGGAAAAATCGACATCCTCATGCTGACCGTCTCACGCGTATCTCCATGGATCGTCACCCCTCGGCCCGTCAGCTCGGGAACGCGTTTAATTTGTTTCCCGTATGCAGGCGCGGGAGCCTCTGTCTTCCGAGGCTGGGCCGACAGTGAGTTCTTGGCGGATATCGAAGTCTGTGCCGTTCAGCTTCCTGGACGGGAGGCCAGGATCACCGAGTCGTCTGTCGGTGATTTGCGTCAGCTGGTGTCTCTGTTGCGCGAAGCCTTGAAACCCTACATGGATCGACCCTGTGCATTTTTTGGTCACAGTATCGGCGCGTTGGTAAGCTTTGAATTAGCCCGTGAGTTACGCCGGAGCGATGGAATCGAGCCAAGTCATCTGTTCGTATCCGGCGGTCCTGCCCCGCATCTTCCCTGTTCGGAGAGGATGTGTGACCTGTCGGAGGATGAATTTCTTGAGCGGCTGCATCGGTTCAACGGCACGCCGCCCGAGGTCCTGAACCACCCGGAACTGATGCACATGATGCTTCCAGTGCTTCGGGCAGATTTCTCGCTCCGTGACCTGTATGTGTACCGAGAAGAGCCTCCGTTGAGCTGTCCCATCACTACATTCGGGGGGATGAGCGATACACATGTGGATAGTCTGATGTTGCGGGCTTGGCAGCAACATACTCGCGAACGATTTCAATTGTGGCTGTTTCAAGGAGATCATTTCTTCATGCGGAGCGCGCAGGGACCACTGCTGGAGGTGCTCTCTACGGCGTTATCCCCATATCGAGAGGTTGCGCGATGACGATGACGGTCGTAGTCACGGAACGATTCGTCGCAACGACGCATGTGGAGGAGCATCATGCACGCTCATCACAATAATATTTCGCCGATACCCGTCGAGGAAACATGTGGAGAGGCAGTCGCTCAGCTGTCTTGCCGGGTGAGTTCCTTGGCCTCGAACACCCTTCTTCCTGTCGTGGTCAGTCCCACGGAAAATCGTTCGTTGGCTGAATACCGAGACGTTATTGAACAGACGGTGAGCACATATCTGTCGACCGTGGGAGGCCTGCTGTTCAGGGGGTTTCCTATAGAATCGGCGGCTGACTTCGAAGCGTTGGTCAAGACGATTTCGCCTGACCTGGCTTCCTACGAGTTTGGATCAACACCCCGGTCGAAGGTCCACAATCAGATTTATACCTCGACGGAATATCCTCCACATCAGCACATCCCCCTGCACAACGAACAAGCCTATACCACCGAATGGCCGATGAAAATCTGGTTTTATTGCGCGCAGGCGTCGCCGGAAGGCGGCTACACGCCGATCGCGGACAGCCGCGAGGTGTATCGGCACATTCCGGTCCGCATCAGAGAGCGGTTCATCGAGAAGGGTGTGATGTATGTACGCAACTACGGGAACGGACTGGACGTGCCCTGGACCAAAGTGTTCAACACCGTGGACCGTCGAGTCGTGGAACGGTTCTGCCGTGCGGCTGGGATCGCCTATGAATGGAAACCGGACGGAGAACTCCGCACGCGTCAGGTCTGCCAGGCCGTCGCCGTCCATCCCCGCACCAACGAAACGGTGTGGTTCAACCAAGCGCATCTGTTCCATGTCTCGAATTTGGAGCCAGCCGTCCGCGAGGCGCTGCTGTCCGTCGTCAGTGAGGCGGATCTGCCTCGGCAGGCCTGTTACGGAGACGGAACCGCGATCGAGGAGGCTGTATTGGACGAGATCCGGGACGCCTATCACTGCCGTGCCGTCCAGTTCCCATGGCAGGAAGGCGATGTATTGATGCTGGACAACATGCTGGCGGCGCATGGACGCACGCCGTTCAAGGGACCGAGAAAAGTTCTGGTGGCGATGGCTGAGTCGAGCAAGAGTTGACGATGAGATCGACACGTTCCCACGCACTGATCACCCGCGCAACGGCGCCGGCCGAACCTCACTCGAATGAGGACGTCTTTCCCGCGAGTTTCGCGCAGCAGCGATTGTGGTTTCTTTCCCAGCTGGAACCGGACAGCGCCGCGTACAATACGGCGCTGGCGGTACGGTTGCGAGGCCCACTCAACCGAACGGCACTGGCGCAGAGTCTTGACGAAATCATCCAGCGGCATGAAATTCTGCGCACGACTTTCGATGAGGTGGACGGGGAGTTGGTTCAAGTTATCGCCGAGGATCGCGCGATAGATCTGTCGGTGGTGGATTTCAGCCTCGAGTCGCCGACTGAACGCGAAGTTTCGGCAGCCGCAGCGGCGCGGGCGGAAGCGCATCGTTCCTTCGATCTTCGCACCGGACCCTTGATGCGGGTGCGTCTGCTCAAACTGGGACCACAGGACCATATGTTGGTCCTGACGCTGCACCATATCGTCTGCGACGGGTGGTCGTCGCAGATTCTCGCGCGAGAATTCGTGGCCCTCTACGAGGCATTTGATTCGGGCCTGCCGTCACCGCTACCTCCCTTACCGATTCAATACGCTGATTACGCGGTCTGGCAGCGCGGGTGGCTGCAAGGACCGGTGATCGAGGACCGGCTGGCCTACTGGAAAGAGAAGTTGAAAGGCAGCCTGCCGGTTCTCGACTTGCCGAGAGACCATCCGCGCCCAGCCGTGCAGAGCGACCGGGGCGCACGCTTTTCTTTTTCTGTATCGCGTGTTCTGACCGATCGGCTGCACGCGCTGAGCCGCAAACAGGGCGTGACGCTCTTCATGACGCTTGCCGCGGCCTTCCAGTTGTTGCTGATGCGGTACAGCGGCCTCGACGATTTTTGCCTCGGCACGCCGGTGGCAAACCGGCCGAAACGGGAGACTGAGTCGTTGATCGGCTTTTTCGCCAACACGCTCGTCCTGAGGGCGGATCTTTCGGGCAATCCGCCGTTCGTCGATCTGTTGGTGCGTGTACAGGAAACGGTTCTCGGTGCGCAGGCTCATCAAGACTTGCCGTTTGAGCAACTGGTGGACGCACTGCGGCCGGCCCGTGCGCTCAGTCATACGCCGCTGTTCCAGGTGATGTTTGCGCTGCAGACTTCGCTGGCCAAGACGCTGGCGATCACGTCGTTGGACGTCAGCGCGATGGAGTTGGATGCCGGAGGCGCCAAGTTCGATCTGTCGCTTGATATGACGGAGGACAAGACCGGACTGGATTGCGCGTTCGAGTACAACCAGGATCTGTTCGATCAGGAGACCGTAGCCAGGATGGCGGCTCACCTGCAGCAACTTCTGGACAGTATCGTCGATCATCCGCAGGCTCGTCTCAGTGAACTCACGATGCTTTCGACGGCAGAGCGTCGGAAGATTCTGATCGATTGGAACGACACGTCGGTCCCAGGTTTTGAGGACGGTCAGATCGTCCGTCTGTTTGAAGCGCAGGCGGCGCGATCGCCGGAGGCCGTGGCCGTTACTTGCGACAAGGAAACACTCAGCTATCGGGATTTGAACGATCGCGCTGATCGGATTGCCCGCGCACTTTCGATTGCCGGTGTCGGCTGCGAGACCGTCGTCGCCGTGCTCGGCGAACGTGGCATCGACTATGTGGCTATGATGGTGGCTCTGTGGAAGTGCGGAGGGGTCTACCTGCCGCTCGATCCCGGACATCCGCCCCCACGAGGGATATCCATTCTCGAAGCGAGCAGGGCTTCGATGGTGTTGACGACGGAGGCATGGGTACCCAGAGCACATGACATGATCGCTCAGATGCCACAGGACGCGCGGCCTGCGGTGCTCACAGTCGAGGCCTGTCTCTCAGAAGAGCCGGTTCTGTTTAGGGAGCGAGCCACGTGGCCGCCTGCGAGGTTGGCCTACGTGATCTATACGAGTGGCTCAACCGGTGTTCCGAAGGGAGCGATGGTGACCGACCTGGGGCTGCTCAATCATCTTCGGAGCAAGATTTCTATGCTCCGGCTTGGACCGACCGATATCATCGCACAAACCGCCTCCCAGGGATTCGATATCTCCGTCTGGCAGCTCACGGCTTCGCTCCTCTGCGGCGCCCGTACACTCATCGTGCCCGACGAAGTAGCCCGCGATCCCGAGCAGTTGCTTCACCATGTGGGTACGCAGGAAGTGACCGTCCTCGAAACAGTCCCGGCTTTGCTGGAAGGCATGCTCGATAAAGCCGCTGCGGCCGGAGCTGAAGCACCGACATTAGCCCGACTGCGATGGCTGGTGCCTACGGGCGAAGCTCTGCCGCCTGCCCTAATCAACCGGTGGTTCGAGCAATACCCGCATGTGCCGTTGATCAACGCCTATGGACCGGCCGAATGCGCCGATGATGTTGCCATGGCGACGATCACAACTCCGCCGGACGAAACGTACGCTCATGCTCCGATCGGCAAGCCCATCGCCAACCTTCGTGGCTATGTCGTGGACAGCTGGCTGGAACCGGTGCCGATTGGTGCCGCGGGTGAACTATGCGTAGCGGGAGCCGGTGTCGGCCGCGGCTATCTCCGCGATCCGGCCAGGACAGCCGAAGCCTTCGTGCCGGATCCCTTCTCCGATGAATCGGGCGCGCGGCTCTATCGGAGCGGCGATCGCGTCCGGCATCGTCCGGACGGGACGATGGAGTTTCTCGGGCGACGGGATCATCAAGTCAAAATCCGTGGTGTGCGCATTGAATTGAGTGAAATCGAAGTGCGCCTGCAGGCCCATCCGGACGTTCGCGAAGCCACGGCCATCGTGCGTCAGGACCGTCCGGGACAACAACGATTAACGGCCTATGTGGCGCCTTATGACGGTGGGTCATGCGACTCCGATGTCTTGATCCGACTGCTACGCGAGCAATTGCCGGAGTCGATGGTCCCCTCTGTGATCGTGACGCTCAAGGCGTTGCCCCGCAACGACAACGGCAAGATCGACCGACAGGCCTTGCCCGAGCCGGACCATGTGGCGGCAAGGGAATGGACAGCGCCCCGCACCCCGACTGAAGCGCGGTTGGCGGCGGTCTGGGCCGAGGTGCTGGGGTTGGAACGTGTCGGTGTTCACGACAATTTCTTCGAGTTGGGCGGGGATTCGATTCTCAGTCTACAAGTGATCTCGCGTGCCAAGACGCAAGGCCTGCCGCTCCTACCGCGACATCTCTTCCAGCATCAGACGATCGCCGAACTGGCGGAGGCCGCAGGCGGAAGGACTGAAGCAGTCGATTCGAGGCCAAGGCACGAGGTACGGGCTCAGCGACCGACTGATCCAGCCCTGCTCGAAGCGGTGCGGCGATTGTATCCCACGACCGAAGATGTCTATCCGCTCACTCCCTTGCAGCAGGGACTGCTCTTTCACAGTCTGTACGAACCGCAGTCCGGCGTCTACATCGAGCAGCTGAGTTGCCTCCTCCGAGGTAATCTGGACCATGTTGCATTCCTCGATGCATGGCGGATGGTGATCGCGCGTTCGACACCGCTCCGCACCGCGTTCGTATGGCAGGAAC
It contains:
- a CDS encoding penicillin acylase family protein, yielding MKRVVFPSVLLVLVLAGGFGYAVTTIRASLPMLDGKLDVTSLREPVTVTSDAYGIPTIAARSREDAIRALGYVTARDRLFQMDLLRRTASGRLAEIFGEAMRQTDLKQRTFGFSGTAKAIAVQLPQDQRAVLEAYTDGVNDYLTQMQTPPFEFVLLGYAPEHWKAEDSLLILLEMFHMLNGADGEERMKTVMKEALPSEVVAFLVPETDPYTDALLSRRSKSSMRPPIPVRALRALRRPVDQVQARRTAMVRFGRSGLGSNGWAVHGAMMADGRAVLASDMHLDMAVPNIWYRLQLRYEQVEIAGVMVPGIPVVVAGTNGFVAWGVTNVEGDFLDLIRLEINPADSNEYKTPGGWKRFTSRREIIKVKEAPHSMVELNDTIWGPVSRDPLLKGPVAVRWTALDPEAVDLGQLAMDRVRSVSEAIAVMNHAGGPPSNVILADSSGHIAWTYTGRIPVRRGFDGSVSVSWADGRSDWRGYVSPEALPSIVDPPSGFVVSANQRMLDVSYPYVVGHSFANGYRAFRISQRLASMTKIRERDLFDLQLDSTSQFYEFYRQLAQDLLTDGVIQRNPSLMNARHAFAAWNGKADADSRGFALVLRFSELLSRSVFAPYLSSCHERDAQFSYDGDLDTPLRELLTTQIPELNPDPGRFSSWSEFLLNVVEQSVWELEEEYPSVSLTELTWGQLNRVRIEHPLAEALPGLGYILNMPDEPASGCGQCIRVMQDGLGASQRLVVSPGHQDEGILHMPGGQSGHPLSPHYRDQQRYWSEGLPLPFLAGTPVHTLTLVPRSRTTQMAAVQKPISAERQLHQEEDR
- a CDS encoding cyclic peptide export ABC transporter produces the protein MSLIRFLYRNSWRLVMLSTVAGLISGLASAGIIAFINAALEESQRTVALGLSFLGGVVLVVVTKAFSEVVLTRLGQDIIAQLRVHLSEQILRAPFRQVQELGRHRLLASLNEDTDVIAQAYVQIPLICVNGATVVGCLAYLGWLSWPMLAIVLGFMVFGALSFQAQEKQALHSFKQARETDDTLFRHFQSILEGIKELKLHRERRHAFLATALRPTVTAYKRDFVKGMTVYAIATNWGMFLFYAVIGLALFVLPEWLALTPQAVAGSTLVLLYLMGPFAQIVETLPSVGRANVALEKVEALGLSLETASAQDQIEKRETVRTIGMGGPVLNVTWKRIEMVGVTHRYYREEEGSFHLGPIELCFTPGELVFLVGGNGSGKTTLALLLLGLYAPESGTIRLDGVPIDEVNRENYRQLFSAVFSDYHLFDRLFGLHQPGLDTQAHEYVDRLQLRDKVQIRDGELSTQALSQGQRKRLALLTAYLEDRPFYVFDEWAADQDPIFRRVFYEELLPDLKARGKTALVITHDDQYFSVADRCLRMDLGKITTVAEGVGAFR
- a CDS encoding TauD/TfdA family dioxygenase gives rise to the protein MHAHHNNISPIPVEETCGEAVAQLSCRVSSLASNTLLPVVVSPTENRSLAEYRDVIEQTVSTYLSTVGGLLFRGFPIESAADFEALVKTISPDLASYEFGSTPRSKVHNQIYTSTEYPPHQHIPLHNEQAYTTEWPMKIWFYCAQASPEGGYTPIADSREVYRHIPVRIRERFIEKGVMYVRNYGNGLDVPWTKVFNTVDRRVVERFCRAAGIAYEWKPDGELRTRQVCQAVAVHPRTNETVWFNQAHLFHVSNLEPAVREALLSVVSEADLPRQACYGDGTAIEEAVLDEIRDAYHCRAVQFPWQEGDVLMLDNMLAAHGRTPFKGPRKVLVAMAESSKS
- a CDS encoding aspartate aminotransferase family protein, producing the protein MTVHVDELKKMFPTKPHSVTEEREHNPYLKRQAGRESNARSYPRRLPLALSKAKGIYVQDTDGRTYIDCLAGAGALTLGHNHPVVLDAIQQLLQEGVPFQTLDLTTPVKDRFVDALFGALPKAFAEEARIQFCGPSGADAVEAAVKLVKTATGRRTILSFHGAYHGMTHGGLALTGHLGPKAAVSGLMPDVQFLPYPYDYRCPFGVGGEEGHRLSSTYIERLLDDPNSGVVSPAAVILEVVQGEGGVIPSPDTWLRDIRRITKDRNIPLIIDEIQTGLGRTGSMFAFERAGIIPDALVLSKAIGGGLPLSVVVYGAELDQWQPGAHAGTFRGNQMAMAAGAATIEFVRTHRLDQHAQIMGERLLSHLRNAQASSHSFGDVRGRGLMIGVEIVDINARPDARGSYPAAPELARKIQSQALNRGLILELGGRNGTVVRFLSPLIVTAEEVDTIARTFCEAVRAAEQDSRS
- a CDS encoding MbtH family protein, whose product is MNSEEREDTTIYKVVVNHEEQYSIWPSYRENPLGWRDEGKTGLKAECLAHIAEVWTDMRPLSLRKWMDEQPKAEKSTSSC
- a CDS encoding alpha/beta fold hydrolase, which codes for MDGRTAQGGKIDILMLTVSRVSPWIVTPRPVSSGTRLICFPYAGAGASVFRGWADSEFLADIEVCAVQLPGREARITESSVGDLRQLVSLLREALKPYMDRPCAFFGHSIGALVSFELARELRRSDGIEPSHLFVSGGPAPHLPCSERMCDLSEDEFLERLHRFNGTPPEVLNHPELMHMMLPVLRADFSLRDLYVYREEPPLSCPITTFGGMSDTHVDSLMLRAWQQHTRERFQLWLFQGDHFFMRSAQGPLLEVLSTALSPYREVAR